The following is a genomic window from Halodesulfovibrio sp..
CCGGATACCTTGATGACCCGAAACATCATGGCAAAAGTGCTGAAGCTATTTATTCGGCACTGAAAAACCATAATGAAGAGCTAAAAGGCGGCGCAGATGGTGGCGCTGAGCAAGGTGCTATTGCGGGTGAAGATATCGAGGGAGGTGGCGACGGCTCCGCTAGTTCTGAGAGCGAAGAAGAGAAATCAGCACAAGGAACAGATGGTGAAGCTCCAGAGGAAACAGGAGACGGTGCCGGAAGCGGTGATGACGGCGAGGATAATCAGAAGACATCTGATGACAGCAACGACCCCGGCATGACCGGAGAAGTACGCGACGCCCCTTCCAGCAATGGCGGTACAGACAGCGAGTCTATGCAGCAACAAGAAGATGCATGGAAATCTGCCCTGACACAGGCTATCCACAAATCACTTGAATTTGGTGATCTGCCCGGAAATTTGGAAAGATTGTTTAACAACATCATGTCACCAACGCTTAACTGGCAGGAGTTGTTACGGCAGTTTATGGAAGATGCCGCTAAAAATGATTTTTCATGGGTTCGCCCGAACAGGCGTTATCTGCATGCAGGGTTATACCTTCCGGGAATGCACAGCGAAGAGTTAGCAGACGTCGCAGTAGCAGTCGATGTTTCGGGTAGTATTACCCAAAATGAGTTGGACATGTTCGCTGCTGAACTTTCTGATATTTTGGAAGAATTTGACCCAACTATCACAGCTTTTGCGTGTGACACACAGATTACGGAAGAAAAAAAGCTTTCCAAATGGGACTTGCCGCTTGAGCTTACGGCATCAGGTGGCGGTGGAACGGATTTCCGACCGCCTTTCAAAAAATTAGACGAAGAGGATATCACACCTGCATGCCTTATCTACCTGACAGACATGCAGTGTAATCTTTTCCCTGAAGACCCGGGGTATCCAGTACTTTGGGTTAGCACAACACGGCAATACAACTCTCCGCCTTTCGGCGAAGTGCTTGTTATGGAGTAATCATGAATATTGATTGGAGCATCAGCAAAAAACGTGGCAACTATCGCCCTGTTCTCACATACACTATCACCCTTACAGAGTTCGAAAAGAGCCTTGCTATGCCCTCTGTCCGCATTACCAGCACCATACCAGTACCGCCTGAATCCGGCTGGACGCACTGTTGGCCAGACCAGCACGAGCGGACAGACTGGACACCTTCAGAATACTACCAGCTTATGTCTCCTTCACATAAAGCAAAAGATACCCTTGTAACTCTCAAACTCCCTTGGCGAGAGTCTAATGCTTATCCTGAAGTAGAAGAGTCGCTGGCTGCTCTTCGTGACGCATTTGAAAAAGTGCTCATCGATTCAATGAACAGCACCGCTGTTACCATGAAGGGCAACTTAACGACTTCTGCTTCTGCAAAAGGGGTTATCGCTCCTACTTTTGCTGCTGAGCGTATACTTCAGTCTGTCGCTCGCAAAACCGCATAACAATTTTAGCGAGCACCAAACAGTATGATTCCATCACCTAAGCGTTATCATAACTACCGATTAATAAAAAAGGAGGGGGAAACACGACGGCTACGCGTAGAAATTCCACACAAAAAAGTTGCAAACAGTGCTGGGCTACACGTTAGAAATCTTTAATGCAGCAAGCATTGCGCCCATCATCCTTTGCTTTGTACAACGCAGCATCGGCAGCTTGGAAAAGAGTAAGCGTGCCAGCTTTATGTGTCGGGATAATTGACGCTACCCCAACACTCACAGTGATGAATGATGAAGTTGACGAGGCACTGTGCGGAATAGCAAGAGATTCAATCTCCTTGCGTACACGTTCTGCAACAACCAAAGCTCCTTCCAGTTCAGTGTCAGGCAAAATTATAGCAAATTCTTCACCACCTACGCGGGCAGCCCTGTCAACATCACGCTTTACTGCATTTGACAATGAATGCGCTACACTCACCAGACATTCGTCCCCCATGGTGTGCCCGTACGTGTCGTTAAAATCTTTGAAATGATCTATATCGATAAGAAGCAAGGAAAGAGGAGATTGTGACCGGTAAGCCCTGTTCCACTCATAGGTAAAGTTTGTATCAAACTCACGCCTGTTCATTAGACCTGTAAGACCATCGGTTATAGAAAGCTGCAATAATTGTTCATTTGTCTGCTCAAGCTGCTGTTGCAACTCTTCCAGCTCAGCAAGTTTTTGATCCAATTCCTGACTTTTCTGTTCCAGAGCAAGCTTATGGTGGTATAATTCGATAAATACCCCCACCTTACTCTTAAAAATATGGATATCCAGCGGCTTAAACAGATAATCAACAGCACCGGATTCATAGCCCTTGAATACATGTGCTTTGCCTTTAACTTCTGCCGTGACAAAAATAATAGGGAGATGCTTGGTCTTTTTGTTACCGCGCATAAGTTCTGCAACTTCATATCCGTCCATTCCCGGCATCTGAACATCCAGCAGAACCAGCGCAAAGTCATGATCGAGCATATGCGCTAATGCCTCTTCTCCAGAGTTAGCGCGCACAATCTGAATTTCGGGTTGTTCCAACAGGCTTTCCAACGTTAATAAATTTTCCGGCCTGTCATCGACTATGAGTACCTTGGCGATTCCCATGGTTATCCTCTATTACAAAGTGAGTTCATAAATATCCCTATTTCATCCAAAGGCAGAATAACATCCGGTGATGCCACTTCAATAGCAGCTTTCGGCATTGCATCATGCTCTGCGGTTGACGGAGCCTGCACTACAGTCAAACCACCAAGCTGTTTTATTCTATGCAGCCCTTTCGAGCCATCTGCATTTGCCCCTGTCAGTACAATTCCTACAAGACTATCACCGAATGCTTCTGATGCAGTCTCAAACAAAATATCAATCGACGGGCGCGAAAAATTAACCTTATCTTCCGTAGATAACGCTATGCTTTTCTCCGCTTCTACCAACATGTGATAGTTGGGCGGCGAAGTGTAAATAGTCCCTGCGACAAGTAACTCCTTGTCTTCTGCTTCCTTAACTATGCCCGAATAGCTTTTGCTCAGTATTGCAGGTAACCGACTTTCATATTGAGAACTGATATGCTGAACCACAAGAATCGGTAAAGAAAAATTGGCATTGAGCTGCGAGAGAATACGTTGCAGCGCAGCAAGCCCCCCCGCTGAAACGCCTATTACAATAGCTTGATATGCATTTGATTCTTTCTTCATTCAACATGTCCAATGGCTCATTACATGCGCTTTTTCCGATATATCTTTTCGCGCTCTGCAACGACCTCAAACTTATGGGCAACATCTGAAAATTTAATATTTTCCTTCGACCCAAGGCACAAAAAGCCCCCCGGACAAAGACTTTCATAAAAAAGATTCAGCACCCTGTTCTGTAATTCTCTGTTGAAATAAATGAGCACGTTACGGCAAAAAATTGCATTCATTTCCCCGAACACACCATCTGTGACAAGATTATGAGAGGAAAACAGCACTGGTTCTTTCAAAAATCTCTTCATAACTACACTTTCATAGTCTGCCGTGTAGTAATCGGAAAACGAACATGTTCCGCCTGCCTGTTGGTAATTAGCAGTATATTCTCGAACCAGATTCACAGGATAAATACCGTCTTTTGCCTTTGCCAAAATCAACTCGTTAAAGTCTGTAGCATACGTCTGCACGCGATCCATCATTCCTTCTTCGTGCATAACAATGCCCATGGAATACACTTCCTGCCCCGCAGAACATCCAGCATGCCAAACTTTAACAAATGGATATGTTTGAAGATACGGTACAACCAGTTCTCGAACCGCCTTGTAAAACCAAGGATCTCTAAACATTTCAGTAACGTTGATCGACAAATCCAACAGTAGTCGATTAAAAAAAGCTTCATCGTGGATCAAATGATGCTGAACAGCCGACAGATTAGGCAACCCTTCAGCCTGCCGCCTGTGCTCGAGCCTGCGTTTTGTATGAGCACTGGCGTACTTTCTAAAATCATATCCATATCTTCGATAGATAGCCTCTAAGAGCAGCTCTACCTCTAAACGTTCATTCTCAACTTGTTCAATATCACCCATCTTAATACAACCACACCCGCATCATGGAAAGTAACTTATCGGTGTTCACCGGCTTTGAAAGATAATCGTTTGCGCCAGATTCAATACACTTAGCCTTATCACCCTTCATTGCTTTTGCTGTAAGAGCAATGATCGGCAACTTCGCATAATCAGGATTCTTACGAATTTCCGTCATAGCTTCATATCCATCCATTTTCGGCATCATTATATCCATCAACACGCAATCAACTGTTTCATTTTCTTCCAGTTTTTCGAGACACTCAATGCCGTTTCTAGCAACTATCACATCCATGTCTATATCTTCCAATACACTGGAAAGAGCAAAAACATTGCGCATGTCATCATCAACGAGCAGCACTTTTTTACCTTTCAGCACAGACTCTTTATCGTGCACCATTTTCAACATCTGCTGTTTTTCATGCGGCAAATTGGATTCCACACGATGCAGGAACAATGCAGATTCATCCAGCAAGCGCTCCGGTGACTTTACGCCCTTGATAATTATGCTTTCTGCATACTTACCAAGTTCTTTTTCCTCTTTGTGCGTTAAGTCGCGTCCGGTATAAATAATTACAGGAACACGCATTGCGGTTTCACTCTGACGA
Proteins encoded in this region:
- a CDS encoding protein-glutamate O-methyltransferase CheR, producing the protein MGDIEQVENERLEVELLLEAIYRRYGYDFRKYASAHTKRRLEHRRQAEGLPNLSAVQHHLIHDEAFFNRLLLDLSINVTEMFRDPWFYKAVRELVVPYLQTYPFVKVWHAGCSAGQEVYSMGIVMHEEGMMDRVQTYATDFNELILAKAKDGIYPVNLVREYTANYQQAGGTCSFSDYYTADYESVVMKRFLKEPVLFSSHNLVTDGVFGEMNAIFCRNVLIYFNRELQNRVLNLFYESLCPGGFLCLGSKENIKFSDVAHKFEVVAEREKIYRKKRM
- a CDS encoding diguanylate cyclase yields the protein MGIAKVLIVDDRPENLLTLESLLEQPEIQIVRANSGEEALAHMLDHDFALVLLDVQMPGMDGYEVAELMRGNKKTKHLPIIFVTAEVKGKAHVFKGYESGAVDYLFKPLDIHIFKSKVGVFIELYHHKLALEQKSQELDQKLAELEELQQQLEQTNEQLLQLSITDGLTGLMNRREFDTNFTYEWNRAYRSQSPLSLLLIDIDHFKDFNDTYGHTMGDECLVSVAHSLSNAVKRDVDRAARVGGEEFAIILPDTELEGALVVAERVRKEIESLAIPHSASSTSSFITVSVGVASIIPTHKAGTLTLFQAADAALYKAKDDGRNACCIKDF
- a CDS encoding VWA-like domain-containing protein, whose amino-acid sequence is MNQAAHTKMLKARMELVLDHPFFANLALRLELREDTSCRTAWADGQTLGYNPNYISALPLEKVKGLQCHEVLHLACCHHTRRGLRDIKLWNTACDYAINPVLLDAGIELPTGYLDDPKHHGKSAEAIYSALKNHNEELKGGADGGAEQGAIAGEDIEGGGDGSASSESEEEKSAQGTDGEAPEETGDGAGSGDDGEDNQKTSDDSNDPGMTGEVRDAPSSNGGTDSESMQQQEDAWKSALTQAIHKSLEFGDLPGNLERLFNNIMSPTLNWQELLRQFMEDAAKNDFSWVRPNRRYLHAGLYLPGMHSEELADVAVAVDVSGSITQNELDMFAAELSDILEEFDPTITAFACDTQITEEKKLSKWDLPLELTASGGGGTDFRPPFKKLDEEDITPACLIYLTDMQCNLFPEDPGYPVLWVSTTRQYNSPPFGEVLVME
- a CDS encoding chemotaxis protein CheB, yielding MKKESNAYQAIVIGVSAGGLAALQRILSQLNANFSLPILVVQHISSQYESRLPAILSKSYSGIVKEAEDKELLVAGTIYTSPPNYHMLVEAEKSIALSTEDKVNFSRPSIDILFETASEAFGDSLVGIVLTGANADGSKGLHRIKQLGGLTVVQAPSTAEHDAMPKAAIEVASPDVILPLDEIGIFMNSLCNRG